The sequence below is a genomic window from Marmota flaviventris isolate mMarFla1 chromosome 9, mMarFla1.hap1, whole genome shotgun sequence.
TTCTTCCTAGAGAATGATGCCCCCCATCTGGAGAGCCTAAAGACAGAGACAGACCTGGATCAGGATCCAGATGGCTCGGGGGAGCAGAAGGGAGAGTTGGCCCTGACTGAAGAGGGGATTCAAGTAGAGGGCGATGAGGTCAAGACTTCAGGGTATCAAGAAGCCTTTGAAGATGAGGAGGCTGTGGAGTCAGGCCCACCTCCTTTAGAGCAGAACTTGCTATGCCCCAGGGAAGAGGATACTGTTCAAATTCAGGGAGATTCTGGGTGCAAAACCTGTCGCTATCTGCTGGTGCAAACTCCAAAGACATTTTCTCAAGCTCAGGTAAGTGGCCAGGAGCGTCGGTGCACGGTGGGAAGGGGAATGGGGGCTCAGAGAAGAGAGTAGATCCAAACTTCTGTTCTCTAGTTGTTTAACTTAGTGGCCCACAAACCCTAGTTTCAGAATCACCAGGAGgtcttgttaaaatacagatttgaGGACTTTACGCCCACAATTTCTGGGGCTGAGCCTGAGAATCTACATTTGAAACAAATTCCCAGGTGGCAATGATATTGTTGGTCTGAGGACtgcactttgagaaccactaatTTGAACAAAATCATGGGTATTAGATACATCTGTGTTCAATATTATTTATACTTTCCACGGTCTGTCACCTGGGCAAGTAGCCACATCTTTCAGAGCTTCAGTATCTTCATTTGTAAGATGAAGAAATACGGTTGTCTCTCAGTTTGCATGGGGTATTTATTCAAGGACCTCCCCCCCTGCCATAGATACCCAAATCTTCAGATGTTCAAGGCCCTTATATAAAAATGGcaaattatttgtatataatcTGTGCAATTCCCTCCATGTACTTGAAATcttctctagattacttataatattgaaTACAGTATAAATCCTACATAAATTACTGTTATAGTGTATTGTCTAGagaatgatgacaagaaaaaaagtctgtacatgttcagtacagatacaatttaaaaatttttgatctGTGGTTTTTAAAGATCTGTGAATGAGAAACCCACAGATACAGAAAGCTGACTGAATACTACCAATATCTTAGAGTTGTGAAGGTTAACTGAGGTAATGCATTCAGGATAGTTAGAATTAACACTCAGTAAATAGTAACTATAAAtaagtattattaataataattattattattatttcctgaaAGAATGCCCTGGCAACTGATTAAGGAGCAAAAGTTATTGAGGGAGAGAAATAGGTCCCTTATTTCTAACTTGAAAATGGTTGTAGGTGTCTTGATTGGAGACTCAGGAATCTGAGAAAAAAGAGAGTGAATTTTCTACCTCCCCCCTTATCTCTGCAGAATGTCTGCAGGAGATGCTACCAAGGCAACCTTGTCTCCATTCACAACTACAATTTCAACTATCATGTTCATTGTTTGGCCAGTAAGATAAACCAGGCCCAGATCTGGATTGGAGGCGTCCTCAGGGGCTGGGTAAGTCCGGGGCCAACTATTCagtacagaaaattatttttgattgttTTAAGGGAGCACCTGCTGGGGCCAAGCCTTAACCTAGCACAGATAAGGTGTCCATAGAGGGGTAAGCAAACAAGTGCCGGAGCTGGCTTGTGCTGTTTTGAGAGAACAAATTACACACATCTCTGAGCTAACTCCATGCTGGTAGCTTAAAATCAGACATGGTATCCTTTACACCAAGGATATTGGCAGTTGTTATATGTCCATCAGTCTTCATTACCCCAATAAAATGTCTGTGAGAATCAACTTTTAAGGAAGaaggtttatcttggctcacTCTTTCAGTTCATGGTCATTTGACCGTGTTTCTTTGGACCGGTGGCAGCACAGAATATTGTGGCAGCAGTGTATGGCAGAGGAGATGTGTTCACCTCATCGCaacaggaaagaagagaggaatggGCCAGGGTCCCAGAATCCCCTTCAAGAGCACACCCCCATTGACCTAACTGCTTCCCTGCctcatttttgtttggtttggggggtactggggattgaacccaatagtGAACTGCCTTTGGGCtgcatccccaaccttttttaaaatttttattttgagtaagttgcccaggctggcctcaacttgtgatccttctgcctcagcctcctgagtcactgggacttaTCCCAGCACTTGGCTTAGGTCCCGCCTCTTAAAAGTGCCACCATCTCCCAATCACACTATGGGCTGCTGATCAAACCACAAGCACATGAGCCTTTGTGGGACAATTCAGAACCCAAAATATCATGTTATACATCAGGGCTCCTTCCTACTTCCCATTTTCTCACCTTTCCCCAGAGCTGGTTTCAAAAACATTTACCAGTATAACACTCAAGTCATGAGACAGATTCTAGGTTCAGGTTGGTCACTTACTAACTGAAGAGCTTTAGGAATCCTAAGCTTCTTCATTTCTACAATAGGGATCTTCTTATCTTGAGGTGGCTCTGAGATTGTGGATGAATAAATGCCATTATATTTGGTACTCGAGGTGTGGTCCATGGGCCAGCAGTATCAGCATCACCTGGTAGCTTGTTAAATATGCAGAATCTTGGGCCCAACCCCAGGTctcctgaatcagaatctgcatgtTAGCAAGATCCTCCCGTGTGGTTGGAGAAGTCTGCTCTGTGGGATGGCTGGGACAAACGGTTGCCATTGCCCACAAAGCTTCAGGAATAGGTTGCAAAGGTATCTGGCTCCTGGCCAGGCAGGCAGCAGTGGCTATCTCTGAGTACCTGGATCTGCCTTCCTAGACCTCTGCCCTCTGATCTGCCTTATCTTTTCTCCAGTTCCTGTGGAAGAAGTTTTGCTGGACTGATGGAAGCTCCTGGAATTTTGCATATTGGGCTTCAGGGCAACCTGGGTGTTCAGGAGGCCACTGTGTGACCCTATGTACTGGAGGTGAGGGGAATGGGCCcctggggaaggagaagggggtgACAAAGTGGATTCTCAGAAGCTATCCCTTTGAGCTGCCTGGACACATCTCCTTAAGCTCACATCCAACCCCAACTTGTGAGTTATCACTTGTCTGTGAGAAAGGCTGAGATACAGGGATCCCTTGAATAAAACCAGGTGGCAGGGGTCCTCTAGGTATGAGGGAGTTGGCTAGGGGTCCTTAACTTCCTCTGATAAGAGGGTGACAGATTCAAGTGGTCAATGTGAAAATGAGAGCGACACATGGATATAAGGTGTGAATGAAGGAGAAGGCCGGGTGTGGTAATTAGAGATGGCTGAGAGACAAGATGCCAGCTTCAAACAGCAGATGTGGGCAACAGCATGCACGGCAGATGTGAGGGAGTTTAGTTAGTGGCTAAGACCATATGTGCTAGAGCAAGAGGGCTAGGAGTCAcattccagctctgccacttgccaGGCAGGTTACAGGCAAGTTATTGATCTCTACCAAGCCTCAGTCTCCTCTTTGTGGGACAAGGATCATGACAGCACCTGCCTCTTGGAGTTGAGGTGAGGACAGAAGGTGACAGTCGACGGGGAAAGCACTTAGCACATAGCCCAGGTCATGATATGGCTTGGTAAATGTAAGTTAGTGTGTCCAACGCCCAATGACGATGGCTGCAGAAGGGACATCCGAGGTACCTTaggagggaaggggtggggcaTCGGCCAGACCCAGAGAGGCAGCTGACATCACTGTGCTCTCTACTTCCAGATGGCCACTGGCGACGAGCTCCGTGCCATAGGCAGCTGCCCTTCGTCTGCTCCTTCTGAGCCAGTGGCGCGGTGAACCAGCCTTGGAGCCTCAGGCCTCTGGCTGCCACTGCCCCGCTCTCGGCCCTGGACTCTgcccccagcctctcctggccaTAAATCCACACTTCTCACAGCATTCCCTGGGTCTTTTTCTTCATTGCTCTTTCTGGGGGCTCCCCAGCTTGGGAAAGTCCTGGAAGCCTTCCCCTCTGCGGGGAAGTGAAAGATGGCGGAGCCCGGCCGCCGCCGGCGGTGCGGAGCTGCTGCGCGGCAGCGCCACCTGGAGGCGGAGCGGGGCCCAGGCGCGCCCTCGGCCGGCTTTGCCTCTCTGCACCCGCTCACCGCGGCGGGCAGGTCGCCTTCGGTGCCGGGTGGGGAGCCCGCCTGGCACGGATTCAGTGTGAGCTGCGGGGCGGGGCGGCTTTCCAAAATGCAGGCGAAGATCCCACTTGGGGGACGCCACTTGGGAGAAAGTACCTTGTCTTGGGGAAACCCGCTTCTAGTCCAGCCCTGTGCTCTTTGGCCTCTGAGAATGACTCCCATTTCCGGTTCTTGCAGCCATCTCTGTTCATAAGCCAGCAGAGAGAAAGTCTACCTCCTCCATCGCCGCCTACCTCTGCAGAGGGGCCAGTCTTAGGAAGAAGCTGCCTCCCGCCGGCCTGGGCCTTGCAGCCCGAGGCAAGATGTCTGCTGGCAGCACGGTTCCCATTCCCCGTTCTATACAGCCTCGGGCCTCTCTCCTTCACCCactttctcagaaaaaaagaCCCTGGGGACTTGGCGAGAGAACACTGTCCTTGGCCTTAACTTTGTGCCAGCTGGGGCATTGGGCTCCAAGAGGGATTTAGAGTTCACGAAGCAGGAAGTTTAGAGCTGAGACTGGGTATTAAGAGGgtagagttgtgtgtgtgtgagagagggagggagggagaaaggtgttggggggggggcgtGTAGGAGTATTCCTATGTGCGCccatgtacatgtgtatgtatctATTTTGGTATATATTTGAGGTATTCTTTATATATGTGAGTATCTGCATATAAAAACCTATACATGTGAATGTGCATAAATGTGCATGTATTTGTGTGTTGAGTGCACATACATTTTATACCTCTATGTATTTATGAGTGTATCTGTACGTGTGTGCCTATGAATGTTTATGTCTGTGTAACTTTGTGTCCTTACATGCTTGAATCtctatgtgtattatatatgtgtatgcatatctGTGTGTTTGATTAGTGAGTGTGCGTGTGTTCATGTGTCAGTGTGTACCTGACACAGATAGCCATTGTGTACACAGAGATCTGTATTTGCATCTTGATGGAATGTGGCTTTAGGGTTCATTTTTTCTAAATGTACTGTTTCCCAGAGTGCTGGGGTTGAGAGAAGAGGACAGGGGTCAGCCCTGGGGTATGGGTGGTGGAGAAACAACAGGGATGAGTTCTTTGAACATGGGCAGGTCTCTGGATGCAGGTGAATGGGCCTTGGTATGGCCATGAACCTCACTGATCCTGGCCTTCAAGAACTTGAGGTGAAAAGACCTGTCCTCAGTAGAAGTGTTCATCCCTCCACCTTGGATGGAGATCGGGTCAGCCAGCTTCTAATCCCAGCATGTCAGGTAATCATTCTCCTCAAAGTATGGAAAGGGAGCTGCCTGGGGGGTAGGGCCTCATGCAGGTCTCTGTGTTGAACACTGCAATAAGCCAATGCTTGATGCTGTGCTTCTAAAAGGAATAGTGGAATCCAActccagggagagggaaggggagctCTACCTAGGTAGTTATGGGAATGGTATTTCAGTTGGATGCCAAGTCCCCTTTCATCAACCTCTACATCCCTCCCTCGTGGCAAATGGCCTCTAGCCAAAGCCAGTAGCCCAATATCTTGACCAGAGATAGAggcagggaggagaaagaaagagggaggccAGAATCCTCTCAGGCTGAATCTTCCTTGGGGCAGGCCAGAGTAGGTTCCTCAAATCTGATGCTGTGTATTATTGGGTCTCTACTTCAACTTTTATATATTGGTTCATTTGGCTGTTTAAGACCTTCTGGTTTTGAATAGCTCTTGATTAAAAAGCAAATGCTCTTGAGAGAAGAAATTCCCTAGAAAGTTAACTACTAATTCCTCTGGGAGCCTAATTGACAAATTGCTGAGAACAAAGCTTTTTTAGGAA
It includes:
- the Prg3 gene encoding proteoglycan 3 produces the protein MKHPLHLALLLLGTVSALYLENDAPHLESLKTETDLDQDPDGSGEQKGELALTEEGIQVEGDEVKTSGYQEAFEDEEAVESGPPPLEQNLLCPREEDTVQIQGDSGCKTCRYLLVQTPKTFSQAQNVCRRCYQGNLVSIHNYNFNYHVHCLASKINQAQIWIGGVLRGWFLWKKFCWTDGSSWNFAYWASGQPGCSGGHCVTLCTGDGHWRRAPCHRQLPFVCSF